From Flaviflexus ciconiae:
AGGAGGAGCACGGTGAATGCTGCGGCCACGCCCGCCGCGGTCGTCATGTTTGTTGGGTTAAAGAAGTAGAGGGTAGCGAGGCCGACCTGGAACATTCCGTCTCCGCATTGGGAGATAAGGCGTACGCGGAAGAGTCGTTTGAAACCGTCGTGAACGAGGAGGGTCTTGAGGTCGGCGAGAACTGCCACTAGAGATTCTCCTTAGCCCAGGCTCTGAGCTTTTCGACAGCCGTCTCCTGATCGAGCGGTCCGTGTTCCATTCGTAGGTCAAGAAGATACTTGCGTGCCCTACCAACCGTGGGGCCGGGTTCGATTCCGAGGATCTCCATAATTTGGCTTCCGTCGAGGTCGGGGCGGACCGCGGCGAGCTCTTCTTGTTCGGCGAGCTCGTCGATCCGCTTCTCCAGATCATCGTACGCAGCCTGGAGTCTCATGGCCTTCTTCCGGTTCCTCGTCGTGCAGTCCGCGCGAGTCAGACGGTGGAGCCGCTCCAGGAGCGGCCCAGCATCCGTGACATAGCGGCGGACGGCCGAATCGGACCAGACGGCTTCGCCGTATCCGTGGAACCGCTGGTGCAGCTCGACAAGGCGGGACACATCCTTCGTGGTCTGCTTGTCGAACCGTAGCTCCCTCATGCGCTTGCGCGTCATTTTTGCGCCCACGATGTCGTGCTGGTGGAACGTGACCTTCCCGCCTGGCCCAAACTGGCGGGTCGCCGGTTTACCGACGTCGTGCATGAGAGCAGCAAACCGGAGGACAAAGTCCGGGGCGGGCACCGGGCCCTCCTCATCAGTTTCCAGTTCGATTGCCTGGTCAACGACGGTGAGCGTGTGCTCGTAGACATCCTTGTGCCGGCCGTGCTCATCAACCGTCGACTTGAGCGCGGCAACCTCGGGAAGAACCCGTTCGGCCACCCCGGTGTATTCCATAATCTCGATACCGCGGCGCGGATATGGGGAGATCATGAGCCGTTCCAGTTCGGCACGGATCCTTTCGGCAGAAACAATATCGAGGCGCTCGGCAAGTTCGGACATGGCGGACATGGTTCCAAGGTCCACGTCGAAGCCGAGCTGCGCCGTAAAACGCGCTGCACGCATGATCCGTAGCGGGTCGTCGGAGAACGAGATGATTGGGTCGATCGGGGTCCGCAGGATCGCATCGACAATGTCGGAGAGCCCGCCGCACGGGTCCACTAGTTCCATGGTGGGTAGTCGCACTGCCATGGCGTTCACCGTGAAGTCACGCCGCGTCAGGTCGCCTTCGAGGGTATCGCCGAACGCCACCTGTGGTTTGCGGGAGGACGGATCGTATTCATCGGACCGGTAGGTCGTCACCTCAACGGTGAGCCCGTGCAGAGAGGCACCGATCGTGCCAAACTCTTTTCCGATGTCCCACGTGGTCTCACCCCAGCGATCTAGGATTTTCTGCGTTTCGTCGGGGCGTGCCGACGTGGTGAAATCCATGTCGTGGGCGGGAATGCCGAGGCAGGCATCGCGCACCGGGCCGCCTACGAGAGCGAACTCGTGCCCGGCCTCGTCGAACAAGGTGGCGAGCTTCATAACCGCTGCCGGGAGCTGCTGGAGCGCAGCCTGCGCAGCGGCGAGATAGCGTGCCTTTACCTGGGAGTCGGGAGCCAACTGTCACGTCCTTCGATGGGGGTGGGCCACGCCGAGATGACCCTGCTTTAATAGAGCGGGCCACGCCGAAGCGAGCCTGCTGGGATAGACTTGCGCGAACATTATTACAGTTAAGAGTATGCCGATGCCGGGACCGAAACCTCGACCCCGCGGCCCACAGTCGTGGCGCCGTGGCGTTTCAGCGACCCGAATTGGCTCCCGACGCTCCTACCTTCCCGTTGTAAACGAGACCTCCGCCGGCGGCATTATCGTGAAACCGGTCGACGGAATCGCCTGGGTTGCAGTGATTGCGCGCCGTAACCGCGGTGGCCGTCTCGAATGGTGCCTGCCCAAGGGCCACTTGGAAGGGGAAGAGACTGCCGAGGAGGCGGCAATCCGGGAAGTCTCGGAAGAGACCGGGATCTATGGCCAAATCCTCACTCACCTGGCAACGATCGACTACTGGTTTTCTGGCACGGACCGGCGTGTCCACAAGGTTGTTCACCATTTTCTTCTCGAAGCTCTCTCCGGGGAGCTCACCACCGAAAATGACCCCGATCAGGAGGCCGAGGACGTGGCCTGGATCCGGCTTGATGACGTCCCGGGCCGGCTCGCCTATCCGAACGAGCGGCGGATCGCAACGCTGGCCCGGGACGTGCTGACAGGTAACCGGTGAAGCGGATCTTCGCGGCAGCCACGGCCACTGCCCTGCTCTTTGTCGCCCCGCTCCCGGCCTCTTCCAAGCCGGCGAGCGAGGAAACCGGAATAGAGATCGAGATCACGGAACTCACGCCCGTCCACAGCCCCGGCGAGGCACTGCCCCTCACAATCGAAGTGACGAACCCGGGCCCAGCGATAGCGGAGGCCTCTCTGCACATCACTGCGCAGGCCTCGGTCCCGTCCTTTCGAAACACGATGACGTCGTGGCTTGCCGATACAAATGTCGAAACAACCATGATGACTCTCGAGGCGCAGACCATCGAGGTTCCCTCCGGAACAACGGAGATCGAGTTTGAGATCCCGGCAGAAATCTTCACGTGGGGCAATACGCTGGCAACGTGGGGGCCGCGCGGTATTGAAGCCTCCCTTGAGTTTGAAGGCGCGCGCACAGTTGACCGCAGCATTCTTGTCACCGAGCCCTCTTACGAGCAGGAGGCCATGCCCTTCACCGCGCTCGTTCCCATCACCGTCGGTGGCGACGACCTCGCCGCAGTTCCCACGACCGCAGAGCGTTACGAAGATTCACTCCTCGCCCTGGAATCGGGCGAACTGGGCGACAACGAGGAACTTCCCGATCCCGTCATCGAAGCGGTGCAGGGCTCAACCGACCGGGTAATCGGCGATATTGAGGCCCTGACCAGCCCCGGCATTACCCTCGCCCTCGACTCGTCCCTTGCCGCCCTCGAGTACGGCACACTCGACCTCACAGAGGAAGCGCTCACCGACTTCGCTGACGCCGACCACCACGAACTCGTCCTGCTTCCTGCCCTCGACACGGATGTGGCCGCGTGGGCGCAAACCGGCTACGACCAATATTTCGCCACCCATGCTGACCAAATGCAGAGGTCCACCGAGGCACTCAATCAACGTGCTATTGCGGCCCGTACCGACCTGCTGTTCACGCCAGTATCACCCTCGCTGGCGACAGCCGCTCTTGGCCTCGAAAACGGCGCGAACACGGTCGTTATCGACAGTTCCGCAATCCCGTCGAGCGAGGAGCTGTACTGGACCCCGTCCGCCCACACTCGTCTTGAACTCGGCCAAGAATCTGACGTTCTTCTCGTTGACAACGAACTATCGGCACTGTTGCTCAATGATGAAATGTCGGATGTCGATAAACGGCAGGCGCTACTTGCCCTCACCGCCATTCACTATCGCGAGCGCCCCAACGACTCCCGTCCTCTCGTTCTTGCCCTTCCTCGGGCCGACCGGCGGGATGTTGACCTTGCGGACATCAACGAGCTCATTGGCCTGCTCGATGAGACGGCGTGGCTTGACGGGGCCACCGCATCGGATATCGAGGAAACCCCCATTGTTCACGTGGCTCGCGGCGAGCTGACCGCACCCGAAGAAGGCGAAAACTCCGTCACCGCCCGGCACCTTGAGGAACTCACCGAAGCCAGCGAAGCAATCTTCTCCATCGGGGACCTAACAACGAGCCCCTACATTTTCCGGGACGCCGTCGAAGCAACGTATTCGGTCATTGGATCCTGGTCGCTGTCCACCGTGCCCGGTGAGATCGACAGCCGCGTGGAGTCTGTCGAGGACATGCGGGAGGAGCTGGCCGGCTCCGTGAGCGTCCAGGAGTCGTCAACGATTAACCTGATTTCCCAGGCCTCTGAACTGCCCGTGCACGTCACCTCAACCCTGCCATTCCCGATTACCGTCGACATTGACGTGCAGAGCGAGGACCGCAGGCTCCGGTTCACGGAACGAACCGCCCGCCTACAACCCGACACGACAACGACGGTGGGTGTGCCAGTACGCGCCATTGGTTCCGGCGACGTGACCATCACCGTTGAGGTGCAGAGCTCCGAGGGCCACACCATCGGGGCCGGAACAGATATCAAGATCCGCGTGAGGGCCGACTGGGAGAATCTCGGTACGGCCATCATCGCCGGTATCTTTCTCATCATCCTCATCATCGGCATCGTCCGGTCCGCACGTCGCGGCAAACGATCTGCGCCGGTGTCCGAGGCTGACACGATTGATCTGGAGGAATAGGCCGTGGCTGGCGGTATTGCACGCAACTCTGCAGTGATGTTCGCGGGGACCCTAACATCCCGGGTTCTCGGCCTCGTCCGCTCCCCGCTCCTCTTCGGCATTGCCGTCGGACTTAACTATCCGGCAGGCAATGCCTTCGACGTTGCCAACAAGCTTCCCACCCTCATCTACATGCTGGTGGCCGGAGGCGTCGTCAACGCCGTCCTCGTGCCCGCAATCGTCCGTGCCTCCAAGCAACACGATGATGGTGGCACCGCTTACATCAACAAAATGGTGACCCTCGGCGCCCTCGTGCTCGGGGTCATCACTACCATCCTCACCCTGGCCTCCCCACTGCTTGTCTCTCTTTTCGCGTCGGGGTTGGAAGGTCCCTGGTACAACCTGGCCGTAGCGTTCGCCTTCTGGTGCGTTCCCCAGATGTTCTTCTACGGCATGTACACGCTACTGGGGCAGATTCTTAACGCCCGAGAGAACTTCGGGCCGTTCATGTGGGCACCGGTTCTCAACAACATTGTCGCCATTGCCGGTCTTCTTCTCATGATGGGAATCTACGGGAGCGCCACCCCGGAGAATGCCCTCGACGCATCCCTGTGGGACGGTCAGCGCATTGCGATCCTCGGCGGTAGCGCCACTCTCGGAATCGTCGCCCAGGCCGCGATCCTCCTCATCCCGCTGTACCGCATGGGAATCAAGCTACGCCCCGACTTCCAGTTCCGGGGTGCGGGGCTCAGCTCCGTAGCCAAGTCGGGCGGCTGGGTTTTGGCCTCCATGGGTGCCGGAATGATCCCTACCCTCCTCATCTCCAACGTCGCCTCCGTGGCCTCCCAGCGGGCCGTGGGCATGTCGCCAGCCGACGCCCTAGGCGTACCCGGCAACGCCGCCTACACGACCGCGTACAGCCTCTATTCGCTTCCCACGTCCCTCGTTGTCGTCTCCATCGTCACCGCGATCTTCACTCGCATGTCAGCCAAGGCCGCGACAAATGACATGGAAGGGGTCAAGCTTGACACGTCCCGGGCGCTGCGAATTGTTGCCGTCTTCACCTTTATCGCCACGGCGCTCATCGTTGTCCTGGCGGTGCCCGCCGTGCGCATCATCAGCCCCGGCTCTTCCTGGGCAGAGGTCTCGTCAATTGGCACCGTTCTGCTCACCATGTCCCTCGGGCTTGTCGGGGTTGGCTCCTTCACCGTCCTGCAACGCGTCTACTACGCCCTCGAAGACGCACGAGGTCTCTTCTTCGTGCAGGTCCCCTTCTTCGTCCTCCACGCGGTACTGATCCTTTCGACCGTGGTCCTGCCCGCACGATTCATCGTCGCTGGCGTCGGCGTGTCCATGGCGATCACCAACAGCGTCACCTGCATAGCAGCCCTCATCCAGCTCCGCCGCAGGATCGGCGGAATTGACGGAGCCACGCTCCTGCGCTGTTTCACCCAGCTTGCGGTTGCCGCAGCGGTCTCCACAGGCGTCGGATTCGCGGTTCTTCGCCTGTTTGGACCATTCAGCGAAGAGTTCACGTTCTTCTCCGCCATTATTCGGATCATCATCGTCGCCATCCCCATGGTGATCGTCTACCTGGCAATCATGCGCCTGTGGCGTATGCCGGAGCTCAACGCCCTCATACGCCCACTGAATGGCCTGCTAGCACGGCTACGTAAGCGGGGCACACCGCGAGCTACTACACTGAACACAACTGAAACATCTCAACCCAACGGAGTCATCGTGTCCTTGAACCTGGAAGCCGGACGCCGGTTGCGCGACCGCTACGAACTCGTGGAGCCACTCGTCCAATCCGACGAAAAGTTCGAGTGGCGTGGCACTGACACCGTCCTCGGAGCCGATGTTCGCCTCATCATCATCCCCACCGAGAACCCGGCACGCGAAGCGACGGTCGATGCTGCCAGGCGCGGCGTCCTCGTTGACGACGTCAGGCTCATCAAACTCCTGTCGATCTTCGACATGTCCGGGGGATCGGTCATTGTGACCGAGATGCCGCGCGGAGTGACTCTCGCCGAGATCATCGAAGGCGGCTCCGTCCCGAAGACCAGGTCCGCACAATCGTAGGCGAAACCGCCGGAGCCATTGATGCTGGTGCCCGCCGCGGTGTCCGCCACCTGAACCTCCGTCCCGAACTTGTCCGAGTGGACTCTGAAGGCTCGGTCCTCGTCGACGGACTCGGCATTGACGCCGCGTTCTCAGGTGACCATTCAGCCGATCTCTCCAGCCCGGTTCTGGACCGCCGGGATGCTCGGAACCTTGCCCTGCTCGCCGCGGGCCTCGTCCTCGGTGAGGAAGCACCCGCCGAGGACGACCAGCAGGACTTCCTGCGCCGGGCCGCTGACAAGGTTGGCGAAACGGAGCTCCGCCCCGTCTTCACGGAGATCGCCGACGGTCAGGGACCGCAGTCAACAAGCGAATTCATTCGCGCAGTCGCGCCCTGGGGTGCCATCCACGTCAACCGCCTACCCCGGCCCATCAAGGACCCGGAAAAGACGCAGGCCATGCCTGCAATCCCGGATCCGTTCGAGGATCCCCAGCCGACGAAGAAGGAATCCATTGCTCCTCTCGCGGCCGGTGGGGCTGCCACAACCCCGGTCGTAGCGGCAAACTGGCCGAAGAGAAGCCCCGAGGAAACGTTCACGGCAACCTCCGCAACGACAGCCTCAGCCGGCCCGGAACCGGAGCCGTGGGAGGGCCTGTCGGGAGACGATGACGAGGACCGTCCCGCACGTTCCGTCAACACGTCCGCAATCGTCCTGGTCATCATCGCAATCCTCGTGATCATCGCCGGCTACTTCGCCGTGAACCACCTGCTGAGTGACACGAACCCCGTGACGATCGACCCGACCGACGATGCGGCAACCGAAGAAGTTGTCGAGCCAACTGAGGACGACACCGCGGATCCCACGGAGGAGCCGACCGAGGAAGAGGAAACGGAAGAACCGGTCGAATATCCGGAACCGGTCATTGAGGACGTAGCCCTTCTCAACCCCCAGGCCGCAGACCTCGATCCTTCGACAGTTGCGACCCAGGACAACCCCGGCTCCACCCCGAACATTATCGACGGCAACCCCGCAACTTCCTGGTCTTCCTGGTGGTACTCCGATCAGGGCTTCTGGATGAAGGAAGGTATCGGACTGGAGATTACGCTCGCTGAGGAAACAGAAATATCTGAGGTGACTCTCACCGTTGACGGTAATGGTGGCTTGGTCCAGTGGCGGGATACTGTTAACGCGGCACCCAACTCCGGCCAGGTCATCGCGGAAGGGCCCATGTCGTCCAGCACCGTCCTGACATCCGAGGAGCCCGTCGTCACCCAGACGATTATCCTCTGGTTCGAGGACCTGCCGGTTGCGAACTCCGACGGCCAGTTCCGCATCGACCTTTCCGAAATCACCGTTCAATAGAAAGCTTTCCATGACTGACATTCGCGACGTTGTCATCGTCGGCTCCGGCCCCGCCGGTTACACCGCTGCCATCTACACGGCCCGGGCAGGTCTCAAGCCCCTGATCCTCGCAGGCGTCCTCGACGCCGGTGGTGCGCTCATGACGACCACGGAGGTTGAAAACTTCCCCGGCTTCCCCGAGGGCATCCAGGGACCCGAGCTCATGGAGAACATGAGGGAGCAGGCCGAGAGGTTCGGTGCGCAGGTCGAATACGAGGACGCCGTCGAACTGAAGCTTGAAGGTGACATCAAGGAAATCAAGACGGACTCCGAAACGTACTACGCCAAGTCCGTCATCCTCGCCCTCGGCAGCGAGTACCGCAAACTCGGTCTCGAAGGCGAATCGGTTTACTCCGGCAAGGGTGTTTCCTGGTGTGCCACCTGCGACGGGTTCTTCTTCAAGGGCCAGGAAATCGCGGTTGTGGGCGGCGGCGACTCCGCCGTCACCGAAGCACTGTTCCTCACGAAGTTCGCTTCCAAGGTCACCGTCATTCACCGCCGCGACGAGCTCCGCGCCTCGAAGGTCATGGCCGATCGCCTGCTCGCCAACGAGAAGATCGAAATGGCATGGAACTCCGCCGTCACAAAGATCAACGGCTCCGCCGACGGTCGCCTCGAATCGATCACCGTGACGGACACAAACACCGGTGATCAGCGGGACATGCCGGTGGGTGGTCTCTTTATCGCGATCGGACACGACCCCCGCACCAGCATCGTGGATGGCCAGGTGGACCTCGACGTCAACGGCTACATCACCGTCGACTCCCCAACGACCGCCACCTCGATCCCCGGCGTCTTCGCCTGCGGCGACGTTGTCGACCACCGCTACCGTCAGGCCATCACCGCCGCAGGAACGG
This genomic window contains:
- a CDS encoding CCA tRNA nucleotidyltransferase; amino-acid sequence: MAPDSQVKARYLAAAQAALQQLPAAVMKLATLFDEAGHEFALVGGPVRDACLGIPAHDMDFTTSARPDETQKILDRWGETTWDIGKEFGTIGASLHGLTVEVTTYRSDEYDPSSRKPQVAFGDTLEGDLTRRDFTVNAMAVRLPTMELVDPCGGLSDIVDAILRTPIDPIISFSDDPLRIMRAARFTAQLGFDVDLGTMSAMSELAERLDIVSAERIRAELERLMISPYPRRGIEIMEYTGVAERVLPEVAALKSTVDEHGRHKDVYEHTLTVVDQAIELETDEEGPVPAPDFVLRFAALMHDVGKPATRQFGPGGKVTFHQHDIVGAKMTRKRMRELRFDKQTTKDVSRLVELHQRFHGYGEAVWSDSAVRRYVTDAGPLLERLHRLTRADCTTRNRKKAMRLQAAYDDLEKRIDELAEQEELAAVRPDLDGSQIMEILGIEPGPTVGRARKYLLDLRMEHGPLDQETAVEKLRAWAKENL
- a CDS encoding NUDIX domain-containing protein → MPMPGPKPRPRGPQSWRRGVSATRIGSRRSYLPVVNETSAGGIIVKPVDGIAWVAVIARRNRGGRLEWCLPKGHLEGEETAEEAAIREVSEETGIYGQILTHLATIDYWFSGTDRRVHKVVHHFLLEALSGELTTENDPDQEAEDVAWIRLDDVPGRLAYPNERRIATLARDVLTGNR
- a CDS encoding DUF6049 family protein, with translation MKRIFAAATATALLFVAPLPASSKPASEETGIEIEITELTPVHSPGEALPLTIEVTNPGPAIAEASLHITAQASVPSFRNTMTSWLADTNVETTMMTLEAQTIEVPSGTTEIEFEIPAEIFTWGNTLATWGPRGIEASLEFEGARTVDRSILVTEPSYEQEAMPFTALVPITVGGDDLAAVPTTAERYEDSLLALESGELGDNEELPDPVIEAVQGSTDRVIGDIEALTSPGITLALDSSLAALEYGTLDLTEEALTDFADADHHELVLLPALDTDVAAWAQTGYDQYFATHADQMQRSTEALNQRAIAARTDLLFTPVSPSLATAALGLENGANTVVIDSSAIPSSEELYWTPSAHTRLELGQESDVLLVDNELSALLLNDEMSDVDKRQALLALTAIHYRERPNDSRPLVLALPRADRRDVDLADINELIGLLDETAWLDGATASDIEETPIVHVARGELTAPEEGENSVTARHLEELTEASEAIFSIGDLTTSPYIFRDAVEATYSVIGSWSLSTVPGEIDSRVESVEDMREELAGSVSVQESSTINLISQASELPVHVTSTLPFPITVDIDVQSEDRRLRFTERTARLQPDTTTTVGVPVRAIGSGDVTITVEVQSSEGHTIGAGTDIKIRVRADWENLGTAIIAGIFLIILIIGIVRSARRGKRSAPVSEADTIDLEE
- the murJ gene encoding murein biosynthesis integral membrane protein MurJ, giving the protein MAGGIARNSAVMFAGTLTSRVLGLVRSPLLFGIAVGLNYPAGNAFDVANKLPTLIYMLVAGGVVNAVLVPAIVRASKQHDDGGTAYINKMVTLGALVLGVITTILTLASPLLVSLFASGLEGPWYNLAVAFAFWCVPQMFFYGMYTLLGQILNARENFGPFMWAPVLNNIVAIAGLLLMMGIYGSATPENALDASLWDGQRIAILGGSATLGIVAQAAILLIPLYRMGIKLRPDFQFRGAGLSSVAKSGGWVLASMGAGMIPTLLISNVASVASQRAVGMSPADALGVPGNAAYTTAYSLYSLPTSLVVVSIVTAIFTRMSAKAATNDMEGVKLDTSRALRIVAVFTFIATALIVVLAVPAVRIISPGSSWAEVSSIGTVLLTMSLGLVGVGSFTVLQRVYYALEDARGLFFVQVPFFVLHAVLILSTVVLPARFIVAGVGVSMAITNSVTCIAALIQLRRRIGGIDGATLLRCFTQLAVAAAVSTGVGFAVLRLFGPFSEEFTFFSAIIRIIIVAIPMVIVYLAIMRLWRMPELNALIRPLNGLLARLRKRGTPRATTLNTTETSQPNGVIVSLNLEAGRRLRDRYELVEPLVQSDEKFEWRGTDTVLGADVRLIIIPTENPAREATVDAARRGVLVDDVRLIKLLSIFDMSGGSVIVTEMPRGVTLAEIIEGGSVPKTRSAQS
- a CDS encoding discoidin/SUN/FTP domain-containing protein, giving the protein MDSEGSVLVDGLGIDAAFSGDHSADLSSPVLDRRDARNLALLAAGLVLGEEAPAEDDQQDFLRRAADKVGETELRPVFTEIADGQGPQSTSEFIRAVAPWGAIHVNRLPRPIKDPEKTQAMPAIPDPFEDPQPTKKESIAPLAAGGAATTPVVAANWPKRSPEETFTATSATTASAGPEPEPWEGLSGDDDEDRPARSVNTSAIVLVIIAILVIIAGYFAVNHLLSDTNPVTIDPTDDAATEEVVEPTEDDTADPTEEPTEEEETEEPVEYPEPVIEDVALLNPQAADLDPSTVATQDNPGSTPNIIDGNPATSWSSWWYSDQGFWMKEGIGLEITLAEETEISEVTLTVDGNGGLVQWRDTVNAAPNSGQVIAEGPMSSSTVLTSEEPVVTQTIILWFEDLPVANSDGQFRIDLSEITVQ
- the trxB gene encoding thioredoxin-disulfide reductase, encoding MTDIRDVVIVGSGPAGYTAAIYTARAGLKPLILAGVLDAGGALMTTTEVENFPGFPEGIQGPELMENMREQAERFGAQVEYEDAVELKLEGDIKEIKTDSETYYAKSVILALGSEYRKLGLEGESVYSGKGVSWCATCDGFFFKGQEIAVVGGGDSAVTEALFLTKFASKVTVIHRRDELRASKVMADRLLANEKIEMAWNSAVTKINGSADGRLESITVTDTNTGDQRDMPVGGLFIAIGHDPRTSIVDGQVDLDVNGYITVDSPTTATSIPGVFACGDVVDHRYRQAITAAGTGCAAALDAEHYLNDM